A stretch of the Rhizomicrobium sp. genome encodes the following:
- a CDS encoding ShlB/FhaC/HecB family hemolysin secretion/activation protein — protein sequence MTALRVAFTALLLGFLPLAPAAAQDFGSVAPHQPAAPAQAAAPQPRAAVPAAVPPAQNVELIGHLKGLTLEPSIDRINRNGVVTAGVVIEVPFAEDPELREILQTFIGRPLYTADLTAIARIVTDHYRAHNRPVVEVSFPEQDVSTGVVQAVVTESRVGRVRFSGNYYFGKGLLASELGMRRGDPVDFGVLGAGLNVLNRNPFRAVNVVLQKSDQAGATDLAFTVDERLPLRLYASFDNTGVAITGRDRYSAGFNWGNVLGLDQQLSYQFITSPDLWRERDRGPGLSSAPRFIAHSVNYVAPLPWGDLFNLFGSYVTQVPDLGPDFGQTGHSLQFGARYQMPLRGSSRFTQQLQLGFDYKRADNNLAFGGTGIFASATDTEQFLLIYDGTLDDALGQTGIESTLVYSPGGLSAGNSTAVFQASGVTGAHASYLYGNLRLTRLVFLPWHLSLVARVDGQFASTELLPSEQLGAGGIDSVRGYEERAANGSDGYLASLELRGPTIAPLHDLGLSAADQLQPLAFWDYGNVSFKNAQASGPRAAELQSVGVGARYSVGRYLDVRFDYGWQIEKLPVSGAGLGNLATVSVTLGY from the coding sequence ATGACCGCCTTGCGCGTTGCGTTCACGGCGTTGCTGCTGGGCTTTCTGCCGCTCGCGCCCGCCGCGGCGCAGGATTTCGGCAGTGTCGCGCCGCATCAGCCGGCGGCGCCGGCACAAGCCGCCGCGCCCCAGCCGCGTGCGGCGGTGCCTGCTGCAGTGCCTCCTGCGCAAAATGTCGAGCTGATCGGCCATCTCAAAGGCCTGACGCTCGAGCCGTCCATCGACCGCATCAACCGCAACGGCGTCGTCACGGCCGGCGTCGTCATCGAGGTGCCTTTCGCCGAAGACCCCGAATTGCGCGAAATCCTCCAGACCTTTATCGGCCGCCCGCTGTACACCGCCGACCTGACGGCCATCGCCAGGATCGTCACGGACCATTATCGCGCCCACAACCGGCCGGTGGTCGAGGTGAGCTTTCCCGAGCAGGACGTCAGCACCGGCGTCGTGCAGGCGGTGGTCACGGAGTCGCGCGTCGGGCGGGTCCGGTTCTCGGGCAACTACTACTTCGGCAAAGGTCTGCTCGCGAGCGAACTCGGCATGCGGCGCGGCGATCCGGTCGATTTCGGCGTGCTGGGCGCCGGCCTCAATGTGCTGAACCGCAATCCGTTCCGCGCCGTGAACGTGGTGCTGCAGAAGAGCGATCAAGCCGGCGCCACCGACCTCGCGTTCACGGTCGATGAGCGGCTTCCGCTGCGCCTGTACGCATCCTTCGACAACACCGGCGTCGCGATCACCGGCCGCGACCGCTACAGCGCCGGTTTCAACTGGGGCAACGTCCTGGGCCTCGATCAGCAGCTCTCCTATCAGTTCATCACTAGCCCCGATCTGTGGCGCGAGCGCGATCGCGGGCCGGGCCTGTCGAGCGCGCCGCGCTTCATCGCGCATTCGGTCAATTACGTCGCACCGCTGCCCTGGGGCGATCTGTTCAACCTGTTCGGTTCCTACGTCACGCAGGTGCCCGACCTCGGGCCCGATTTCGGCCAGACCGGCCACAGCCTGCAGTTCGGCGCGCGCTATCAGATGCCGCTGCGGGGCTCGAGCCGCTTCACCCAGCAGCTCCAGCTCGGCTTCGACTACAAGCGCGCCGACAACAACCTCGCGTTCGGCGGCACCGGCATTTTCGCCAGTGCGACCGACACCGAACAGTTCCTGCTGATCTATGACGGTACGCTCGACGACGCGCTGGGACAGACCGGCATCGAGAGCACACTGGTCTACAGCCCCGGCGGCCTCTCGGCGGGCAACTCCACGGCGGTGTTCCAGGCCTCCGGCGTGACCGGCGCGCATGCGAGCTATCTCTACGGCAATCTGCGCCTGACGCGCCTCGTCTTCCTGCCCTGGCATCTCAGTCTCGTGGCGCGGGTGGACGGCCAGTTTGCCTCGACCGAGCTTCTGCCGAGCGAACAACTCGGCGCCGGCGGGATCGACAGTGTGCGCGGCTATGAAGAGCGCGCCGCCAACGGCAGCGACGGCTACCTTGCGAGCCTGGAGCTGCGTGGTCCCACCATCGCGCCGCTGCACGATCTGGGTTTGTCCGCAGCCGATCAGCTCCAGCCGCTGGCATTCTGGGACTACGGCAACGTCTCGTTCAAGAACGCGCAAGCGTCGGGTCCGCGAGCCGCGGAGCTGCAAAGCGTCGGCGTCGGCGCGCGCTATAGCGTCGGCCGCTATCTCGATGTGCGCTTCGACTATGGCTGGCAGATCGAGAAGCTGCCGGTTTCCGGCGCGGGATTGGGCAACCTGGCCACCGTCTCGGTGACGCTCGGCTACTAA
- a CDS encoding putative 2OG-Fe(II) oxygenase, with protein MHWLTTETSRSLPTGITISLLHKAIAVRPDDAALFASLGEAYVATGDFRAAAQAFEQAVAREARDRTAWILLAQCYLELGEGQAALDVCMRSDAVPATAEIAFHRGQALSLLGRSEEARQAFLSVLELGDRRLNAMHALLAPLAPDPDPTTLLAFCDGLARRYQDTAIVRAHRAIAFSRLGRTSEASKLVDLDRHVVAMSFDPPAAFGGLANFNRLLAEEILADVRPARAQRDGLEIDYAPQTRSQPAMTALLAFIRDAMDSYIRQLSALGLDAVMPPPEAGTLFSANVVLRRDGANGEHIHRAGYISSVYYVRVPRIVSEANDERGSLVLGKCERYTGGYRPCWGTRFIKPVEGRLILFPSHLFHDVVPTGLEEPRISVAADLIPASEAQAQSAAGR; from the coding sequence ATGCATTGGCTGACCACCGAGACGAGCCGAAGCCTTCCGACCGGAATCACCATCTCGCTGCTGCACAAGGCGATCGCCGTTCGGCCGGACGATGCGGCGCTTTTCGCATCGCTTGGCGAGGCGTATGTGGCCACGGGCGATTTTCGCGCGGCCGCGCAAGCCTTCGAGCAGGCCGTAGCGCGAGAAGCGCGCGATCGCACCGCCTGGATTTTGCTGGCGCAATGCTATCTGGAGCTCGGCGAAGGCCAAGCGGCGCTCGACGTCTGCATGCGGAGCGACGCGGTGCCTGCGACGGCGGAGATCGCCTTTCATCGCGGCCAGGCGCTCTCGCTGCTCGGCCGTTCCGAAGAGGCACGGCAGGCGTTTCTGTCCGTGCTCGAACTGGGCGACAGACGGTTGAATGCCATGCATGCCCTGCTTGCGCCGCTCGCGCCCGATCCGGATCCGACGACTTTGCTTGCGTTCTGCGACGGCCTGGCTCGGCGTTATCAGGACACCGCGATCGTACGCGCGCACCGCGCCATCGCGTTCAGCCGGCTGGGCCGCACAAGCGAGGCGTCGAAGCTCGTCGACCTCGACCGCCACGTCGTGGCGATGTCGTTCGATCCGCCCGCCGCGTTCGGTGGCCTCGCCAATTTCAACAGACTGCTGGCGGAGGAGATCCTGGCGGACGTCAGGCCGGCCCGCGCACAGCGCGATGGCCTCGAGATCGACTACGCGCCGCAAACGCGGTCGCAGCCCGCCATGACGGCGCTCCTGGCTTTCATCCGGGACGCCATGGACTCCTATATCCGGCAGCTATCCGCCCTGGGTCTCGATGCGGTCATGCCGCCGCCCGAAGCGGGAACCTTGTTCAGCGCCAATGTCGTCCTGCGCCGCGACGGCGCCAATGGCGAACACATCCATCGCGCCGGTTACATCTCGAGCGTCTACTATGTTCGCGTTCCCCGCATCGTATCGGAGGCGAACGACGAGAGAGGTTCCCTGGTGCTTGGAAAATGCGAGCGCTACACCGGCGGCTATCGGCCGTGCTGGGGCACGAGGTTCATCAAACCGGTCGAAGGCCGGTTGATCCTCTTCCCCTCGCACCTGTTTCATGACGTCGTGCCGACGGGCCTCGAAGAGCCCCGGATATCCGTGGCGGCCGACCTGATCCCGGCGTCAGAAGCACAGGCCCAATCTGCCGCGGGACGGTAG
- a CDS encoding MBG domain-containing protein — MRLQSKSSRLSHRVAALTAAFALVHGTAWAGDTLPSGGRYVAGHGTIAASNGNMVVDQTTTRGIIDWKGFSIGAGNSMQFNNGNGATLNRVTGGSLSSIEGRLGATGSVYVINPQGVVIGPGGKVVTNGSFVAGTRGVDADTFMKNGALSAHGASAGDVANKGSIASANGDVILFGRNASNSGSISAPNGTAGLAAGNTLLLRPADGDPRIAVSGGTGSVTQSGSIAAAQAELAAANGNVYAIAGNGGAINATGTAVRGGHVWLTAGGTAQVSGTIAAKNADGGGGTVVVAGHDVSIGATARISADGAQGGTILIGGDQGGGNDPATKRVKAPVARAQTTTVAAGAQLSADADGSGAGNGGAVVVWSDMHTDFEGLLSARGGVAGGDGGFAEVSSHGLLDFLGATDLSAAHGTVGSLLLDPHNVTIVSGTGGTISSGSYAPTVDDSQLGATTLANALASANVTVSTGSSGSQVGNITVSAAVNWTGNHSLTLTSASGGAIAVNAAITATGTAGSTKTITLNAGTGGITTSAAITTTYNGSGTGITLSTTGAVTVGGALTANSVSGTGIAIVAPAGIAINGALSTTNGIVSLKAGDNTNTAATVTENASGSITASKLRLWSAATAQANSGSFTLGSASNAITTLAASVASLAFTNDKALTVGTVTTTGITVAGDSSLTTTVGAITETNAIGWTTANTFTLTSAAGIALNAATTATAGTLVLKPTGAVTQSTTAANAIKVGSLAMLGSTGSSYTLANTGNKVDTIAINTGSVTFQDANALTIGTVGGQSGIVAAGAVTIGDTGGITVAQDISETGTGAIAITADTGHTGTGTITWGGTGQRALSSNAAITTFANGYGGTTPSFSGSGSFNPYTTISTLAGLENIANNLSGSYALMADIDASAAGDFAPIGTAADPFTGAFDGQGHVISNLSIADISGNAVGLFGAIGSGASIRNIGIVSGSISGAGPAGAIVGENLGGTIGTVFSLVPVTSSGGAAGGLVGHMQGGTITTAFATGDVNGSMAGGLIGAFDSGAVSQAYASGAVTGAAAGGLYGTLGSGTTAASYFDTTIDPTLAATASGATSGASGLTSTQFTSAGNFAGWTFGTTAGAAGWVIVDTDSTLNNAGGAAGGTRPMFLASAATGSGTATITNGLQLQLVALKLSGSYNLGGNIDMNAVGIAKASGLWLGQGFVPLGSATSDPTSTPSFVVYATTNPYTSGTFDGKNFTISNLYINRPTQDFVGLFGYTDAATIQNLTVTGNITGRDFTGGIVGDGGYQPSFTHTTDIESTNAAVNVTGRDYTGGMVGYADNTTINDFFTHIMGSTGNVSGRNYVGGFIGYTNEASGVPIYNIYATGNVSGNDYVGGLVGALYGTMWTNGAGWQTYASGNVSGHDYVGGYAGFTSGQVQPQDGAAYATGSVTGNDNVGGFTGYVDYGADITQSFATGNVSGVMNVGGFVGNNGSATTNESNLTDVFAEGGVSGTTNVGGFVGYNLNGIFNAYATGAVDGTTNVGGFAGLNDSQLQVSPTNSFTSYVAFGHIVGSYAMGYVQGATNVGGFAGSNTADGSGHSQPATISGAWFNTTSTGQSQGVGAANGTTTTTHGATTATLAAMSLSGYGFSSSDWSLGGSFPVLKFLYPSGSETFWGTVQSGIDTGSGTSVVAGARVEARVSGLSGTALAAAAGVGSSGEDGRFWINLPIGTIAATHDYLFSTADGATFVNDQSGYADRTITANALTQVEAPGGSTTLSALSADAATLIGANTALSSLLSTRTDRVLEVDNGATLDIDQALSTGTLQIVDPSLGTVTQSKPVTASLLMLNSLTGTTTLTDSGNAIGQVQGDLGALSLYTTGALTVGAAGLDSTGYGGDLTLRSAGDLTLAGDILLDPSETLVLATAGHFINDVTDLQAVGEGAGARWIVYSADPDGDTFGTSMDSQQTAIWGATYDTAAPGTIPAGNIYVFANAPTLTLAAGDIHKTYGDDADSALASYTVSGLEAGVANAFLGDRASDILDGTPVLTSDGAAATAQVTGSPYTITLSPGSATALHGYTIAASGTITVDPKALTITARDASKTYGDTATLAGFDTDGLVNGDTVASVDLSSTGAASTAPVAGGPYAIVASNAQGSGLGNYTIGYANGALTVDPRALTITIRDLSKGYGNGLIFSGADFDTDGLVNGDSVRGVNMTSPGNLATATVGQYAISGSASRGTGLGNYAITYVSGTLTVTPRALTITIRDLSKVYGDTLVFSGKDFDTDGLVNGDSVRGVNMTSPGNVATAATGQYAITGSAVRGTGLDNYAITYVSGTLTVDPRTLTLTVQNMSKMQGTLLVFSGANFTASGLVNGDTVRGVNMTSTGASAAAGPGRYAIVGTAARGTGLDNYTLVFANGTLTVDARAVNNAIRQASYVYDGTSATQ, encoded by the coding sequence GTGCGCTTACAAAGCAAATCTTCCCGCCTGTCGCATCGCGTTGCGGCGCTGACGGCGGCTTTTGCGCTGGTGCACGGCACCGCCTGGGCGGGCGACACACTGCCCAGCGGTGGCCGCTACGTCGCGGGCCACGGCACCATCGCCGCTTCCAACGGCAACATGGTCGTCGACCAGACGACCACTCGCGGAATCATCGATTGGAAGGGATTCTCGATCGGCGCCGGCAATTCGATGCAGTTCAACAACGGCAATGGCGCGACTCTGAACCGCGTGACCGGCGGCAGCCTCTCCTCCATAGAGGGTCGGCTCGGCGCAACCGGCTCGGTCTATGTCATCAATCCGCAAGGCGTGGTGATCGGGCCGGGTGGCAAGGTCGTCACCAACGGCTCCTTCGTCGCCGGTACCCGTGGCGTGGACGCGGACACGTTCATGAAAAATGGTGCGCTGAGCGCGCATGGCGCCTCGGCCGGCGACGTCGCGAACAAAGGTTCGATCGCGTCGGCAAACGGCGACGTCATCCTGTTCGGCCGCAACGCCTCCAACAGCGGCAGCATCAGCGCGCCCAACGGCACGGCGGGACTCGCCGCCGGCAACACGCTCCTGCTGAGGCCCGCCGACGGCGATCCGCGCATCGCGGTCTCCGGCGGTACCGGCAGCGTGACGCAGAGCGGCAGCATCGCGGCGGCGCAGGCCGAGCTTGCGGCCGCCAACGGCAATGTCTACGCCATCGCCGGCAATGGCGGCGCGATCAATGCGACCGGTACGGCGGTACGGGGCGGCCATGTCTGGCTGACGGCAGGCGGGACCGCGCAGGTCTCCGGCACCATCGCGGCCAAGAACGCCGACGGCGGCGGCGGCACGGTGGTGGTCGCCGGCCATGACGTGAGCATCGGCGCGACGGCGAGGATCTCCGCGGATGGTGCGCAAGGCGGCACGATCCTGATCGGCGGCGACCAGGGCGGCGGCAACGATCCCGCGACGAAGCGAGTCAAGGCTCCGGTCGCGCGCGCGCAAACCACGACCGTCGCGGCCGGCGCGCAGCTCTCTGCCGACGCGGACGGGTCCGGCGCGGGCAATGGCGGCGCGGTCGTCGTGTGGTCCGACATGCATACGGACTTCGAAGGGCTGCTTTCGGCCCGCGGCGGCGTCGCGGGCGGCGATGGAGGCTTCGCGGAAGTCTCCAGCCACGGTCTCCTCGATTTTCTCGGCGCGACCGATCTGTCGGCCGCGCATGGCACGGTGGGCAGCCTGCTGCTGGATCCGCACAACGTGACCATCGTCTCGGGGACGGGCGGCACGATCAGCAGCGGCAGCTATGCGCCGACAGTCGACGATTCCCAGCTCGGCGCGACGACGCTGGCGAATGCGCTGGCGTCGGCGAACGTCACGGTCTCCACCGGCTCGAGCGGATCGCAGGTCGGCAACATAACGGTCAGCGCCGCGGTGAACTGGACCGGTAACCACAGCCTGACGCTGACCTCGGCTTCCGGTGGTGCCATCGCGGTCAATGCCGCGATCACCGCGACCGGCACAGCGGGCAGCACCAAGACCATCACGCTGAACGCCGGCACGGGCGGCATCACGACCTCGGCGGCGATCACCACCACGTATAACGGCAGCGGCACGGGCATCACCCTGTCGACCACCGGCGCGGTCACGGTGGGCGGCGCGCTGACCGCCAACAGCGTGTCCGGCACCGGTATCGCGATCGTCGCGCCGGCCGGCATCGCGATCAACGGCGCGCTCTCCACGACCAACGGCATCGTGTCGCTCAAGGCGGGCGACAACACGAATACCGCGGCGACGGTGACGGAAAACGCAAGCGGTTCGATCACCGCCAGCAAGTTGCGCCTGTGGAGCGCCGCGACCGCGCAGGCCAATTCGGGCAGCTTCACGCTGGGCAGCGCGTCGAATGCGATCACCACGCTGGCGGCCTCGGTCGCGAGCCTCGCCTTCACCAACGACAAGGCGCTGACCGTCGGAACCGTGACGACCACCGGGATCACCGTCGCCGGCGACTCGTCGCTGACCACCACCGTAGGCGCGATCACCGAAACCAACGCCATCGGCTGGACGACCGCCAACACCTTCACGCTGACCAGCGCCGCCGGCATCGCGCTCAATGCAGCGACGACCGCGACCGCCGGCACGCTGGTGCTCAAGCCCACCGGCGCCGTCACGCAGTCCACGACCGCGGCCAACGCCATCAAGGTCGGCAGCCTCGCGATGCTCGGCTCGACCGGTTCGAGCTACACGCTCGCCAACACCGGCAACAAGGTCGATACGATCGCGATCAACACCGGCAGCGTGACATTCCAGGATGCGAACGCGCTCACCATCGGCACCGTCGGCGGGCAGAGCGGCATCGTCGCGGCCGGCGCCGTCACCATCGGCGACACGGGCGGCATCACGGTCGCGCAGGACATCAGCGAGACGGGCACGGGCGCCATCGCGATCACCGCCGACACCGGCCACACCGGCACCGGCACGATCACCTGGGGCGGCACCGGCCAGCGCGCCTTGTCGAGCAATGCGGCGATCACGACCTTCGCCAACGGCTATGGCGGCACGACGCCGTCCTTCTCCGGCAGCGGCAGCTTCAACCCCTACACCACGATCTCCACGCTCGCGGGCCTGGAGAACATCGCGAACAACCTTTCCGGCAGCTACGCGCTGATGGCCGACATCGACGCGAGCGCGGCGGGGGACTTCGCGCCGATCGGCACCGCGGCCGATCCCTTCACCGGCGCGTTCGACGGCCAGGGCCACGTGATCTCGAACCTCAGCATCGCCGACATCTCGGGCAACGCGGTCGGCCTGTTCGGCGCCATCGGTTCGGGCGCGAGCATCAGGAACATCGGCATCGTCAGCGGCTCGATCTCGGGCGCGGGTCCGGCCGGCGCCATCGTCGGCGAGAATCTGGGCGGCACGATCGGCACCGTCTTCTCGCTGGTTCCGGTGACAAGCAGCGGCGGCGCCGCGGGCGGTCTCGTCGGGCATATGCAGGGCGGCACGATCACGACGGCGTTCGCGACCGGTGACGTGAACGGCAGCATGGCGGGTGGGCTGATCGGCGCCTTCGACAGCGGCGCAGTCAGCCAGGCCTATGCCAGCGGCGCGGTCACCGGCGCGGCGGCGGGCGGACTCTACGGCACGCTCGGCAGCGGCACGACCGCCGCGAGCTATTTCGACACCACGATCGACCCCACGCTCGCCGCGACCGCAAGCGGCGCGACGTCGGGCGCCTCGGGTCTCACCAGCACGCAGTTCACCAGCGCGGGCAATTTCGCCGGCTGGACCTTCGGCACGACGGCGGGCGCCGCCGGCTGGGTGATCGTCGACACCGACAGCACGCTCAACAATGCGGGCGGCGCCGCCGGCGGCACGCGGCCGATGTTCCTCGCCTCGGCGGCGACGGGCAGCGGCACGGCCACCATCACCAACGGGCTGCAGCTCCAGCTCGTCGCGCTCAAGCTGTCGGGCAGCTACAATCTCGGCGGCAATATCGACATGAACGCCGTCGGCATCGCCAAGGCCTCGGGCCTGTGGCTGGGGCAGGGCTTCGTGCCGCTGGGCAGCGCGACATCCGATCCCACCTCGACCCCGTCATTCGTGGTCTACGCCACCACCAACCCCTACACGTCGGGCACGTTCGACGGCAAGAATTTCACGATCTCGAATCTCTACATCAACCGGCCCACCCAGGATTTCGTCGGCCTCTTCGGCTATACCGATGCTGCGACCATCCAGAACCTGACGGTGACCGGCAACATCACCGGCCGCGACTTCACCGGCGGCATCGTCGGCGACGGGGGCTATCAGCCGAGTTTCACCCACACCACCGACATCGAGAGCACCAACGCCGCGGTGAACGTCACCGGCCGCGACTACACGGGCGGCATGGTCGGCTATGCCGATAACACCACGATCAACGACTTCTTCACGCACATCATGGGTTCGACCGGCAACGTCTCGGGCCGGAACTATGTCGGCGGCTTCATCGGCTATACGAACGAGGCATCCGGCGTCCCCATCTACAACATCTACGCCACCGGCAATGTCAGCGGCAACGACTACGTCGGCGGCCTGGTCGGCGCGCTCTACGGCACGATGTGGACCAACGGCGCGGGCTGGCAGACCTATGCCAGCGGCAATGTCAGCGGCCACGACTATGTCGGCGGCTATGCCGGTTTCACCAGCGGCCAGGTCCAGCCCCAGGACGGCGCGGCCTATGCCACCGGCAGCGTCACCGGCAACGACAATGTCGGCGGCTTCACCGGCTATGTCGATTACGGCGCGGACATCACGCAGTCCTTCGCGACGGGCAATGTGAGCGGCGTGATGAACGTCGGCGGTTTCGTCGGCAACAACGGCAGCGCGACCACGAACGAGTCCAATCTCACCGATGTGTTCGCGGAAGGCGGCGTGAGCGGCACGACGAATGTCGGCGGGTTCGTGGGCTACAATCTCAACGGCATCTTCAACGCCTATGCCACCGGCGCGGTCGACGGCACGACCAATGTCGGCGGCTTCGCCGGCCTGAACGACTCGCAGCTTCAGGTCTCGCCCACGAATTCTTTCACCTCCTATGTCGCATTCGGCCATATCGTGGGGTCGTATGCGATGGGCTATGTCCAGGGCGCCACCAATGTCGGCGGCTTCGCCGGCAGCAACACGGCGGACGGCTCCGGTCACAGCCAGCCCGCGACGATCTCCGGCGCCTGGTTCAACACCACGTCCACCGGCCAGTCGCAGGGCGTGGGCGCCGCGAACGGCACCACGACCACGACCCATGGCGCGACAACCGCGACGCTCGCCGCGATGTCGCTCAGCGGCTACGGCTTCAGCTCCAGCGACTGGTCCCTGGGCGGCAGCTTCCCGGTCTTGAAATTCCTCTATCCCTCCGGTTCCGAGACGTTCTGGGGCACGGTGCAATCGGGCATCGACACCGGCAGCGGCACGTCCGTCGTCGCCGGCGCGCGCGTCGAGGCGCGCGTCAGCGGCCTCTCCGGCACCGCGCTCGCGGCCGCCGCGGGCGTCGGTTCGAGCGGTGAGGACGGCCGCTTCTGGATCAACCTGCCCATCGGCACGATCGCCGCGACGCACGACTACCTGTTCTCGACCGCCGATGGCGCGACCTTCGTCAACGACCAGTCCGGCTATGCCGACCGCACCATCACCGCCAACGCCCTGACACAGGTCGAGGCGCCCGGCGGCAGCACCACGCTGTCCGCGCTCTCCGCCGACGCCGCGACGCTGATCGGCGCCAACACCGCGCTGTCGAGCCTGCTGTCGACGCGCACCGACCGCGTCCTCGAGGTCGACAACGGCGCGACGCTCGACATCGACCAGGCGCTTTCGACCGGCACGCTGCAGATCGTCGATCCGTCGCTCGGCACCGTGACTCAGAGCAAGCCGGTGACCGCCAGCCTGCTGATGCTGAATTCCCTCACCGGCACCACCACGCTGACCGACAGCGGCAACGCGATCGGCCAGGTGCAGGGCGATCTCGGTGCCTTGTCGCTCTACACCACCGGCGCGCTCACCGTCGGCGCCGCCGGCCTGGACTCCACCGGCTATGGCGGCGATCTGACCCTGCGCAGCGCCGGCGATCTCACTTTGGCCGGCGACATTCTCCTCGATCCGAGCGAGACGCTGGTGCTCGCCACGGCCGGCCACTTCATCAACGACGTCACCGATCTGCAGGCGGTCGGCGAGGGGGCCGGCGCGCGCTGGATCGTTTACTCCGCCGATCCCGACGGCGACACCTTCGGCACATCGATGGACAGCCAACAAACGGCGATCTGGGGCGCGACCTACGACACGGCCGCGCCCGGCACGATCCCGGCGGGCAACATCTATGTCTTCGCCAATGCGCCGACACTCACGCTGGCGGCGGGTGACATCCACAAGACCTATGGCGACGATGCGGACAGCGCGCTGGCGAGCTACACCGTCTCCGGCCTGGAGGCCGGCGTGGCCAACGCCTTCCTCGGCGACCGGGCGTCGGACATCCTCGACGGCACGCCGGTCCTGACGTCCGATGGCGCGGCCGCCACCGCGCAGGTGACGGGCTCGCCCTATACGATCACGCTTTCGCCCGGCAGCGCGACGGCGCTGCACGGCTACACCATCGCCGCGAGCGGCACGATCACCGTCGATCCCAAGGCGCTCACGATCACGGCGCGTGATGCGAGCAAGACCTATGGCGATACGGCCACGCTGGCGGGATTCGACACCGACGGCCTGGTCAACGGCGACACGGTTGCGTCGGTCGATCTCAGCAGCACCGGCGCGGCGTCCACGGCGCCTGTGGCCGGCGGTCCCTACGCCATCGTCGCAAGCAACGCGCAAGGCTCGGGCCTCGGAAACTACACCATCGGCTATGCGAACGGCGCGCTGACAGTCGATCCGCGCGCCTTGACCATCACGATCCGCGACCTCAGCAAGGGTTACGGCAACGGGTTGATCTTCAGCGGTGCGGATTTCGATACCGACGGCCTCGTCAACGGCGATTCGGTTCGCGGCGTGAACATGACGAGCCCCGGCAACCTCGCGACGGCGACGGTCGGCCAATACGCAATCTCGGGCAGCGCCTCGCGCGGCACGGGATTGGGCAACTACGCCATCACCTATGTGAGCGGCACGCTGACCGTCACCCCTCGCGCGTTGACCATAACGATCCGCGACCTGAGCAAGGTCTATGGCGACACGCTGGTCTTCAGCGGCAAGGACTTCGACACCGATGGCCTCGTCAACGGCGATTCGGTTCGCGGTGTGAACATGACGAGCCCCGGCAACGTCGCCACGGCGGCGACGGGCCAATACGCCATCACGGGCAGCGCCGTGCGCGGCACGGGATTGGACAACTACGCCATCACCTATGTTAGCGGCACGCTGACCGTCGATCCGCGCACGCTGACGCTCACCGTGCAGAACATGAGCAAGATGCAAGGCACCCTGCTCGTCTTCAGCGGCGCCAATTTCACCGCCAGCGGTCTCGTCAACGGCGACACGGTCCGCGGTGTCAATATGACGAGCACCGGCGCATCGGCGGCGGCGGGGCCCGGCCGGTACGCCATCGTCGGCACGGCCGCGCGTGGCACCGGCCTGGACAACTACACGCTGGTCTTCGCGAACGGTACGCTGACGGTGGACGCGCGCGCCGTCAACAACGCCATCCGCCAGGCAAGCTACGTCTACGACGGCACGTCGGCGACGCAGTGA